The genome window GAGCTGATCCCCCGGCAGATGTTCGAAGTGGCGATCCAGGCGGCCATCGGCAACAAGGTCATTGCCCGCGAAACGGTCAAGGCGCTCCGTAAGGACGTGTTGGCCAAGTGTTACGGCGGTGATATCACCCGCAAGCGCAAGCTTCTGGAAAAGCAGAAGGAAGGAAAAAAGCGGATGAAGAATGTGGGGAACGTTGAACTCCCCCAGGAGGCATTCTTGGCCATTCTCAAGGTAGAGGACAAATAGCTCACAAAGGAAATGGAGAGCATGGGAGAACAGACCACGTACCAAACACGCAATGACTCAAGCCAGGAACCGGTAATAAAGAAGAAGCATATCGTCCGTGAGTATGCCGAGTCGATTGTTATTGCCATCATCCTGGCTCTTATTATCCGAACCTTTATCGTTCAGGCGTTCAAGATTCCATCGGGATCAATGGAAGACACCCTGGCAATCGGCGACCATATTCTGGTGAACAAATTTATCTACGGTACCAAGATACCGTTTACGGACAAGAGGATTATCAAGCTGCGAGATCCGCGCCGTGGCGACGTGATCGTTTTCGAGTACCCCGAAGATCCGAGCAAGGATTTCATCAAGCGGGTCATCGGGACGCCCGGTGACGAGGTGCAGGTGATCAACAAACGGGTCTACGTTAACGGCAAGCTGTACGACAATCCCCATGAGGTGCACAAGGAAAAGGAGGTCATCCCTTTCAGCCAGAACCCGCGGGACAATACCAAGATTATCAAGGTGCCGGAAAATTCATATTTTGTCATGGGAGACAACCGGGATCGCTCCTATGACAGTCGTTTCTGGGGTTTCGTCAAGATGGACAAGATCAAAGGTCTGGCTTTCATCAAATACTGGTCGTGGGATCGGGAAAATTTCCGGATCAGGTTCGGCAGTATCGGCAAACTGATCGACTGATAAGCACAGTCGATCCCCGTTAACTCTAAAAGGTCGCCCGTGATGTGGGCGGCCTTTTTTTGTATCCGGGATCGTCAACGGTCGCGATTGGCTCTGTTCGGGGTGGAGGAGAAAACAAGATTCTGTATGAAAAAAAGGGCCGCTTGATCAAGCGGCCCTCAGACTGTAAATGCTCTCCCGGTTACTTCCGGATTCTTCTACGTCCCAAAGCAGCCAGGCCGAGGAAACCAGCGCCAAGGAGGACAAAGGTTCCCGGTTCAGGGACAGGTGTCGCGTTGTCGAATTCGACGACATGGCTTAACTTGCCGATATTCTTGATGGTGTAGTCAGTGCCGAAACTATCGTCAAGATTCAGCACAGCCCAATCCAGGCTTGCCTGGTTTTCGAACAGGAAATGGGTAATCGAGCCATTTGCGGTCTTGATCAGAAAGTACTCCGGAGAGTTGGCAAGATCCAGCGCATAGGTTCTCGCTTCTTCCTTGGTCTGCTTCCAGACACTCTCGGTAACGTCGTACTTGATCTCCCAGTCAACATCGGGGCCAAGTATGGACTTAACCCAGGCAAGCTCATAAGCATCGCCGGAGTTGCTCAGATAGGTGGATGCTTTCAGGGTATCCCTTGCGCCGACATCGGTACCGTCACTCAGTGTCAGTGCCGATGCCGATGTTGCCGTCAACAGGGTGCAAAATGCCAAAACCGACAAGATTGAACGTTTCATAACGTTGCCTCCACTTCATAACCTCACTGAATTGCCCGTCCATAATCGTCTTTCTACAAAAAAGCAAATCGTGTGCCATGATATAATATATTGAAATTACTGGGTTATATCGATTGGGCAGCAATTGAAATTTTTTTTTGTAAATTATTCCGACAGTAGAATACGCAATAAATCGGCAACTTGTCGAAATCACATAATCATATTTCCATATGCTGAGCAACTATTGTAAATATGTCCGACAATGGGGATGATTAAGGGCAGGAATTGCACCTGTCCGGAGCGATGGATGCTATTTCGTGGGATTTCTTGAGATAGAGAACCGGCGCACGATGGGTGGCTGCTGGTTTCATGAGCGATGGGCAATGGGGTGACGGGATTACCTTTTGCCGTACCGGGGACATAATCCGCTGGACCGTCTTCGCTACGGCCTGTATGAAATCGTCCATGCGCCGGTCACCATGGGAGGTTCGACTGATAACCAGGGAGCGGAATCGCTGGTGGTTGAACCCTTTTACCGTGTGTGCCCGCAACGAACCATTGGCGATCTCATCGTTTACCAGCAAACGAGACACATGTGCAATGCATGGTTCCGCCAGTACCGTCTGCTTGATGAGGTTTGGGTCGTCGAGATTGATGACGCCCCTGAAATCTTCAATCGTCTTGCCGAACAGGGCAAGGTTTGCTGCCAGTTGTTCGGTGGTATTTGCTCCTTCCTTTCTCAACACCAGTTGATGTCGCAACAGCTTTGACAGTTCCAGTTCCTCACTTTTGAGTCCCAATTTTGCGTTGCTGACAAAAACTACTTCGTCATTTGGCAGGGGTATTACGTTAAATGGCTCGGTTCTGAGAGGGCTAAAATGCTCGACGGCTATGACGTTGTACTCCGCTTCGCGCAAACCTTGTAAGGCGGTTGCTGTTGTGGAATGCCGGCACTTGAAGTCCAGGGAGTCACTTTTCGGCAATATGTGCTCACGGAGAATTCTTGGAAGAAACAGGGTGGCAAAACAGGGCGAGCAGCAAAAGGATATGTTGCACTTCAGTGGAAGCATCTTTAGGGCGCCAAAAAGCTCCTTCTCCTGATCGATAATGACTCTGGCCTTTTGCTGCACCAGTTCGCCCGCCATGGTCGGGACGATGACACCTCCTGAACGGTCGAGAAGGGTATAACCATATCTCCCCTCCATCAGTTTGATCCGCTGTGATACTGCCGATTGGGTGATACAGAGGCAATCAGCAGCGCGGGAGAAGCTGCCGGTTTCTATTACTGCAAGTAACGTTTTGAGATAGAGTGTATCCATGTGTTAACTCGATCATGAAATTGTTGTAATTCTGTTCGGTAATAGTTCGTGTCCATTTGGTGTTTTTAGAAGGCTACGAATTGGTTAGGCCGGGTTAATTATACAATATTCATGCCAAATTAATTATGATGAAATGGTGTTTAGGAGATTCCGGATAGAGTAGCCTGCCAGGATATCGAATCTCTATGGGCAGCACAAACCGGATAACGGCCCTGCATCCCTGCAGGGCCGTTATCCGCCGGAGTGATACGAACGTTACTTGAAGAAGACCATTCCGCCGGAACCGTCGGAGACATACAGACGACCGTTGGAGAGGGCAACATCCGTTGCTTCTGCTGCGGTGTCCGTGCGGGACACGAGAACAGGTGCTGCCGGATTGGTGTAGTCAATCTTGAGCAGACCTGCCTCGCCATACGCTACGTACAGGTTCAGTTTGTTGTTCTGCAGGGTGTGCTTCATACGGACGGCTCCGCCTGCAACGGTTTCATACCCAACGGTTTCGTCCAGTGCGAAACGACCCAGTGCCGCAGGCCGGTAATCATAGACGACTGTGCCGTCGAGGTTTTTGAGGAATATCTCGGTAGGATCGACTCCCACCGGTACTGCTGCGATCAGATCGGCTAAGGAATAGCAGACCACGCCGAATGAGTCGTAGCTGAGGTAGGCCTTGTCACCGATTACCTTGACGTCGATGGCCTGACCATCGGCTACGCCGATGTCGCCGTCTTCGATCTTTATCGGCTCGAAGACCTTGATGAGCTTCATATTGGTCATGTCGGTGACATCAGCCACGCCGATGCCGTACGGACCGGCTGCTACAACGGCGTAGAGCTTGCTGTCAGCGGGATTTTGCCACAACTCGATGCCGGAAGCGG of Geobacter sp. contains these proteins:
- the lepB gene encoding signal peptidase I, translated to MESMGEQTTYQTRNDSSQEPVIKKKHIVREYAESIVIAIILALIIRTFIVQAFKIPSGSMEDTLAIGDHILVNKFIYGTKIPFTDKRIIKLRDPRRGDVIVFEYPEDPSKDFIKRVIGTPGDEVQVINKRVYVNGKLYDNPHEVHKEKEVIPFSQNPRDNTKIIKVPENSYFVMGDNRDRSYDSRFWGFVKMDKIKGLAFIKYWSWDRENFRIRFGSIGKLID
- a CDS encoding LysR family transcriptional regulator; its protein translation is MDTLYLKTLLAVIETGSFSRAADCLCITQSAVSQRIKLMEGRYGYTLLDRSGGVIVPTMAGELVQQKARVIIDQEKELFGALKMLPLKCNISFCCSPCFATLFLPRILREHILPKSDSLDFKCRHSTTATALQGLREAEYNVIAVEHFSPLRTEPFNVIPLPNDEVVFVSNAKLGLKSEELELSKLLRHQLVLRKEGANTTEQLAANLALFGKTIEDFRGVINLDDPNLIKQTVLAEPCIAHVSRLLVNDEIANGSLRAHTVKGFNHQRFRSLVISRTSHGDRRMDDFIQAVAKTVQRIMSPVRQKVIPSPHCPSLMKPAATHRAPVLYLKKSHEIASIAPDRCNSCP
- a CDS encoding PEP-CTERM sorting domain-containing protein translates to MKRSILSVLAFCTLLTATSASALTLSDGTDVGARDTLKASTYLSNSGDAYELAWVKSILGPDVDWEIKYDVTESVWKQTKEEARTYALDLANSPEYFLIKTANGSITHFLFENQASLDWAVLNLDDSFGTDYTIKNIGKLSHVVEFDNATPVPEPGTFVLLGAGFLGLAALGRRRIRK